In Biomphalaria glabrata chromosome 11, xgBioGlab47.1, whole genome shotgun sequence, the following proteins share a genomic window:
- the LOC106051843 gene encoding 60S ribosomal protein L23 → MSKRGRGGTAGGKFRIALGLPVGAVINCADNTGAKNLYVIAVSGIKGRLNRLPAAGSGDMFVATVKKGKPELRKKVMPAVVIRQRKPFRRKDGVFIYFEDNAGVIVNPKGEMKGSAITGPVAKECADLWPRIASNASSIA, encoded by the exons ATGTCTAAGAGAG GAAGGGGTGGAACCGCTGGTGGAAAATTTCGCATCGCACTGGGTCTTCCAGTGGGTGCAGTTATTAACTGTGCCGACAATACAGGAGCCAAGAACCTATATGTTATTGCCGTGAGTGGCATTAAAGGTCGTCTTAACAGACTTCCAGCTGCAGGTTCAGGAGATATGTTTGTAGCAACAGTCAAGAAAGGCAAGCCAGAATTAAGGAAAAAAG taatGCCTGCCGTTGTCATTCGCCAGAGGAAACCTTTTCGTAGAAAGGATGGTGTATTTATCTACTTTGAAGATAATGCTGGTGTAATTGTTAACCCAAAAGGAGAAATGAAAG gaTCTGCTATCACAGGACCTGTAGCAAAAGAGTGTGCTGACCTTTGGCCTCGTATTGCCTCAAACGCTAGCTCAATAGCTTAA